In Cyanobacteriota bacterium, a single window of DNA contains:
- the rlmD gene encoding 23S rRNA (uracil(1939)-C(5))-methyltransferase RlmD: protein MSSTEFRWQQGELADVVITDLDDQGNGVGRVADRVVFVPETVPGDRVQVRLTRVKPQYGYGKVQTLRVPAADRVQPVCIVADKCGGCQWQHVAYDRQLGAKHNQVVQALQRIGGIPNPPVEPILSAASPLGYRNKATYPLGQRSSPTQSDVVVAGYYQKGSHKLVNLNRCPAQDDRLNPLLAEVKQDIQHRGWTIYDEACHRGQLRHLSLRIGRRTGELLLTLVSTEERLPGLTDQAEQWLQRYPNLVGVCLNHHPQRGNAVFGAVTNCVAGRGYLHERFAGLTLQIQPTTFFQVYTEQAEALLQTIVAQLALQGHELLVDAYCGIGTFTLPLARQVKWAIGLEAQPESIDQARLNAQLNSITNVTFQAGSVESLLPTIAEIPDIVLLDPPRKGCSPAVLDWLLTQQPDRIVYISCKPATLARDLQRLCVTNLYQLERVQPADFFPQTTHVECAAFLRRSTSR, encoded by the coding sequence ATGAGCAGTACGGAGTTTCGCTGGCAGCAAGGTGAACTGGCTGATGTTGTCATCACTGATTTGGATGACCAGGGTAACGGAGTAGGTCGAGTAGCAGACCGAGTTGTGTTTGTGCCAGAGACGGTACCGGGAGATCGGGTTCAAGTTCGCCTAACCCGTGTTAAGCCTCAGTATGGCTATGGCAAAGTTCAGACCCTGCGGGTACCTGCTGCTGACCGGGTTCAGCCTGTCTGTATCGTGGCAGACAAATGTGGGGGCTGTCAGTGGCAACATGTTGCCTACGATCGCCAACTCGGTGCTAAGCATAATCAAGTTGTGCAAGCTTTACAACGCATTGGCGGCATTCCCAACCCTCCTGTAGAGCCAATCTTAAGTGCTGCCTCTCCCCTCGGCTATCGCAACAAAGCCACCTATCCCTTGGGGCAGCGATCGTCCCCCACCCAGTCCGATGTGGTTGTAGCTGGGTATTACCAAAAAGGCAGCCATAAGCTTGTGAATCTCAATCGGTGCCCTGCCCAAGACGATCGCCTCAACCCACTACTAGCGGAGGTAAAGCAGGATATTCAGCATCGCGGCTGGACCATCTACGACGAAGCTTGCCATCGGGGACAGCTACGGCACCTGTCCCTGCGCATTGGACGACGCACGGGCGAACTGTTGTTAACGCTGGTTTCCACCGAGGAACGCTTACCGGGGTTAACAGACCAAGCAGAGCAATGGCTCCAGCGTTATCCCAATCTGGTGGGTGTGTGCCTGAACCACCATCCGCAGCGTGGCAATGCAGTCTTTGGTGCTGTAACCAATTGTGTGGCAGGAAGAGGATATCTGCATGAGAGATTTGCAGGCTTAACGTTACAGATTCAGCCCACTACGTTTTTTCAGGTTTACACGGAGCAAGCTGAAGCATTATTACAAACGATCGTTGCCCAGCTTGCGCTGCAAGGCCATGAATTGTTAGTGGATGCCTACTGTGGCATTGGCACCTTTACCTTACCTCTGGCACGCCAAGTAAAATGGGCGATCGGCCTAGAAGCCCAACCAGAATCTATAGACCAAGCTCGCCTCAATGCCCAACTGAACAGCATTACCAACGTTACCTTCCAAGCTGGCTCTGTGGAGTCCCTATTGCCCACGATCGCTGAGATTCCTGATATAGTGCTACTAGATCCACCCCGTAAGGGTTGTAGTCCAGCAGTTTTGGACTGGTTGCTGACACAGCAGCCTGATCGCATTGTCTACATCAGTTGCAAACCTGCCACCCTAGCACGAGATTTGCAACGGCTCTGTGTGACCAATCTATATCAACTTGAACGGGTTCAGCCTGCGGACTTTTTTCCCCAAACAACTCATGTGGAATGTGCA